A single window of Pseudoduganella plicata DNA harbors:
- the pstA gene encoding phosphate ABC transporter permease PstA: MHSTPVNKVYRKRLLRHRVGIALSVFAMSLGIAVLLWILATLLINGVQALTPALFTQTTPAPGSEGGGLMNAIVGSLMMVGLSTLVSTPVGILAGIYLAEYGEENKLAQVTRFVTDIMLSAPSIVIGLFVYTLYVANVNHFSGYAGSIALSLIAVPVVVRTTDNMLRLVPNSLLEAAFALGAPRWKVAMMVRLRAVKAGVITGVLLAVARVSGETAPLLFTALNNQFFSVDMNKPMANLPYVIYQFAMSPYDNWRELAWAGALLVTFSVLALNIISRTLFSQKIPN; this comes from the coding sequence ATGCACTCTACTCCAGTCAACAAGGTCTATCGCAAGCGCCTGCTGCGGCACCGCGTCGGCATCGCCCTGTCGGTGTTCGCCATGTCGCTCGGCATCGCCGTGCTGCTGTGGATTCTTGCCACCCTCCTGATCAACGGCGTGCAGGCGCTGACCCCGGCCCTGTTCACGCAGACGACGCCGGCCCCGGGCAGCGAAGGCGGCGGCCTGATGAACGCCATCGTCGGCAGCCTGATGATGGTGGGCCTGTCCACGCTGGTCTCGACGCCGGTCGGCATCCTGGCCGGCATCTATCTCGCCGAATACGGCGAGGAGAACAAGCTGGCGCAGGTCACCCGCTTCGTGACGGACATCATGCTGTCGGCACCGTCGATCGTCATCGGCCTGTTTGTCTACACGCTGTACGTCGCCAACGTCAATCACTTCTCCGGTTATGCCGGTTCGATCGCGCTGTCGCTGATTGCCGTGCCGGTCGTAGTCCGTACCACCGACAACATGCTGCGTCTCGTGCCCAACAGCCTGCTGGAAGCGGCGTTCGCGCTTGGCGCGCCGCGCTGGAAGGTCGCGATGATGGTGCGCCTGCGCGCCGTCAAGGCCGGCGTCATCACCGGCGTGCTGCTGGCCGTGGCCCGCGTCTCGGGCGAAACCGCACCGCTGCTGTTCACGGCGCTGAACAACCAGTTCTTCAGCGTGGACATGAACAAGCCGATGGCCAACCTGCCATACGTGATCTACCAGTTCGCGATGAGCCCGTACGACAACTGGCGCGAGCTGGCCTGGGCCGGCGCGCTGCTCGTCACCTTCTCCGTGCTGGCGCTGAACATCATTTCGCGCACGCTGTTCTCCCAGAAGATCCCGAACTGA
- the phoU gene encoding phosphate signaling complex protein PhoU, translating to MMGEHSSKQYDHDLEAIRSKVLLMGGMVETQFLDAMTCFRIGNVERAERVIREDDAVNQLEVQLDDQCSHLIVRRQPAANDLRTIMATIKVITDLERIGDEATKIARTAKSLHSRGAVTVNHYEMVRTIATATSDMLHDALDAFARNDHNQALQLIAQDAVIDHEFRSIMRNLITFMMEDPRTISAALDTMWVAKAIERIGDHAKNIAEYVIYVVEGRDIRHSKPAGVATDIAETKEI from the coding sequence ATGATGGGCGAACATTCATCGAAACAGTACGACCACGACCTGGAAGCGATCCGCTCCAAGGTGCTGCTGATGGGCGGCATGGTCGAAACCCAGTTCCTGGACGCGATGACGTGCTTCAGGATCGGCAACGTGGAACGGGCCGAGCGCGTGATCCGCGAGGACGACGCCGTCAACCAGCTGGAAGTGCAGCTGGACGACCAGTGCAGCCACCTGATCGTGCGCCGCCAGCCGGCCGCCAACGACCTGCGCACGATCATGGCGACGATCAAGGTCATCACCGACCTGGAACGCATCGGCGACGAAGCGACCAAAATCGCCCGCACGGCCAAGAGCCTGCATTCGCGCGGCGCCGTCACCGTCAACCATTACGAAATGGTGCGCACGATCGCGACGGCCACCAGCGACATGCTGCACGATGCGCTCGACGCCTTTGCCCGGAACGACCACAATCAGGCCTTGCAGCTGATTGCCCAGGATGCGGTGATCGACCACGAGTTCCGCTCGATCATGCGCAACCTGATTACGTTCATGATGGAAGATCCGCGTACAATTTCGGCTGCGCTGGACACGATGTGGGTGGCCAAGGCCATCGAGCGCATCGGCGACCACGCCAAGAACATCGCCGAATACGTGATCTACGTGGTCGAGGGGCGCGATATCCGTCACAGCAAGCCGGCCGGCGTCGCCACGGACATCGCCGAGACCAAGGAAATCTAA
- the pstB gene encoding phosphate ABC transporter ATP-binding protein PstB, which produces MNINVNKAAPAAVPTSRPASKIIEIKGLNFYYGKTRSLSNVNLDIHEKQVTAFIGPSGCGKSTLLRTLNRMYDLYPGQRAEGTIAYRGRNILEADQDVNMLRAKVGMVFQKPTPFPMSIYDNIAFGVRLYEDLSKGEMDERVEWALKKAALWTEVKDKLGKSGLSLSGGQQQRLCIARGVAVKPDVLLLDEPTSALDPISTSKVEELISELKQDYTIAIVTHNMQQAARCSDYTAYMYLGELVEFGETDQIFMNPARKETQDYITGRFG; this is translated from the coding sequence ATGAACATCAATGTAAACAAGGCGGCACCCGCGGCCGTCCCGACATCCCGTCCGGCCAGCAAGATCATCGAGATCAAGGGCCTGAATTTCTACTACGGGAAAACCCGCAGCCTGTCCAACGTCAACCTGGACATCCACGAGAAGCAGGTCACGGCCTTCATCGGACCGTCCGGCTGCGGCAAGTCCACGTTGCTGCGCACGCTGAACCGCATGTACGACCTGTACCCGGGCCAGCGCGCCGAAGGCACGATCGCCTACCGCGGCCGCAATATCCTGGAAGCGGACCAGGACGTGAACATGCTGCGCGCCAAGGTCGGCATGGTATTCCAGAAGCCGACGCCGTTCCCCATGTCCATCTACGACAACATCGCCTTTGGCGTGCGCCTGTACGAGGACCTGTCGAAAGGCGAGATGGACGAGCGCGTGGAGTGGGCGCTGAAAAAAGCGGCCCTGTGGACGGAAGTGAAGGACAAGCTGGGCAAGAGCGGCCTGTCGCTGTCCGGCGGCCAGCAGCAGCGCCTTTGCATCGCCCGCGGCGTCGCGGTGAAGCCTGACGTGCTGCTGCTGGACGAGCCGACGTCCGCGCTGGACCCGATCTCCACGTCGAAAGTGGAAGAGCTGATCAGCGAACTGAAACAGGACTACACGATCGCCATCGTCACGCACAATATGCAGCAGGCGGCGCGCTGCTCGGACTACACGGCGTACATGTACCTGGGCGAGCTGGTGGAGTTCGGCGAGACGGACCAGATCTTCATGAACCCGGCGCGCAAGGAAACGCAGGATTACATCACCGGCCGCTTCGGCTGA